The window GGATCTGTGAGGGGCAGTCGCTCGACGTCGCCTTCGAGCACCGCGACGACGTCACGACCGACGAGTACATCACGATGGTCGAGCAGAAGACGGCCGTTCTCTACGCCGCCGCGGCCCGCATCCCGGCGATCCTGCTCGGCGCGGACGACGAGACGACCGAGGCGCTCCGCCAGTACGGGCTCGACATCGGCCGGGCGTTCCAGATCCGCGACGACGTGCTCGATCTCACTGTTCCGAGCGAGCAGCTCGGCAAGCAGCGCGGCAGCGACCTCGTCGAGGGCAAGCGCACCGCCGTCACGCTCCACGCCAGCGAGCACGGCGTCGACCTCGACGACCTCGTGGTGGCCGAGACGCCCGCGGCGGTCACCGAGGAGGAGGTCGACGCCGCGGTCGCCGAACTCGACGCCGCGGGCAGCATCGAGTACGCCCGCACCCTCAGCCGCGACCTCGTCGACCGCGGGAAGTCCCACCTCGAAGTCCTCCCCGACAACGAGGCCCGCCGCCTGCTCGCTGGCGTCGCGGAGTACCTGATCGAGCGCGGGTATTAGATCCCCACGCTCCCACCTTTTGCTGCGGTCGCTCGCGTTGCTCGCTCCCTGGCAAAATGTGGATCAAAAGCGCGTCGGGTTCCCGCCGGTCACCCTCGCGCCCGCTCGTTCGCCGTCGGCTCACTCGCGGTGGGATCACTAACCGCTCCGCAACCGCATAGCGCCGCCTCCGTCGAAGCCCTCGCGCCTACGGCGCTCGCCCTTCATCCACCAGGGACCGCTCCGCGCCACCGCCGCCAACCGCACCGCTGTCGCGGCCGTACCGCTCCGCACCGCCGGCTGCGCGGCGACTGCCGACTCCAGAGACGACCATTGCAAACAAATCTCAATCCGTCGGTTTTCGGGTGATTCGGACCGGGAATGAAAAGGAACTTACCCGACGGCCGAGACGGAGTTCGCATGAAGGCTATCGTGCTCGCCGGCGGGTATGCGACCCGACTCTGGCCGATCACCAAACACCGGCCCAAGATGTTCCTCCCCGTCGGTGACACCGTCGTCATCGACCGGATCTTCGAGGAGCTCGAAGCCGACGAGCGGATCGAGGAGGTCTACATCTCGACCAACGAGCGCTTCGCCGAGGAGTTCGAGGCCCACGTCGAGGAACGGGGCTTCGAGAAACCCACGCTCTCGATCGAGGACACCACGGGCGAGGACGAGAAATTCGGGGCGGTCGGCGCGCTCGCCCAGCTCATCGACCGCGAGAACGTCGACGACGACCTCCTCGTGGTCGCGGGCGACAACCTCCTCAGCTTCTCGCTCGGCGACTTCATCGACGACTTCGAGGAGCGCACCGAACCCACGATCGCGGCCTACGACGTCGGCTCGCGCGAACGCGCCAAGTCCTACGGTCTCGTCGAACTCGACGGCGATCGGGTCGTGGACTTCCAGGAGAAACCCGAGGACCCCAACTCCACGCTGGTCTCGATCGCGTGCTACGCCTTCCCCGCCGACGCGCTCGTGCTCGATGAGTACCTCGCGGACGACAACAACCCGGACGAGCCGGGCCGGTTCGTCCAGTGGCTCCGGGGCCAGCGCGACGTCTACGCCTACACCTTCGACGGCGCGTGGTTCGACATCGGCACGCCCGAGAGCTACCTCGACACCGTCGCGTGGGCGATCGACGGCGATTCGTCCATCGCGTCCGACGCCACCGTCGAGAACAGCGAGATCGGGTCGGGCGTCCACGTGATGCCGGGTGCCACCGTCAAGAACTCGACCCTCGAACACTCGGTGGTCTTCCCCGAGGCCACCGTCGAGGACTGTACGGTTCGCGACTCGATCCTCGACAAACACGTCGACGTCGCCGGGGTCGACCTCACCGGCGCGCTCGTCGGCGAGCACACCGTGATCCCGAACGACGAGTAACGGGATCCGGTGGATTCTTTTCCCGACGGGCCGTTCTCGCGATATGGCATCACGCAAAACGAAGGTCGCATTCGGCCTCGGTGTCCTGCTCGCCGCCTCGTTCGCGATCCACTACGCCCTGTTCGGCGCGCTGCCGCTCGGCAAACCGTCGATGCTCGACGACGAGTAACTATCCGAACGACTACCCGAGCCGCGCGTCGGTGACCCGGAGCCGACCGCGCGTCCCGTCCCACTCGGTCTCGTAGTCGAGTTCGATCGGACGCGCCATGTGCGGCCCGTCGGTCACCAACGTCTCGAACTCCCCGCCCTCGCCGAGCACGTGGACCCCGTACTCCTCGTGAAGGGCTTGGAGGTCGTCGAACGCTTCTTCGTCGAGCACGCGCCCGAGCCACGACTCGTCGAGGCCACGGGCCGCGACCTGTACCACTCGGATCTCGAAGCCCGCATCGAGCATCGCGTCGGCGAGCTCGCGCGGGTCGCGCCCCCAGAGCGGGGCGAACAACTCGATGCCGAGCCGGTCGCACATCCCCTGGATCCGGCTCGTCTGGAACTCGCTCTCGACCGCCCCCGCGGTGACCCCCGCGAGGTCCCCATCCATGGTGAGGTCGCGGAGGGCGCGTTCGAGGGGTTCGAGTTCGGCGTCGCCGCGCGCACCGGACTCCTCGATGCCCCGCCCCGCCTCGTCCGGGTCGACCTCGACGAGTTCGATCCCGATACTCTCGGCCGCGAGCCGCGCGAGCCGCGTCTCGGGCACGTGATACATGTACGAGCCGTCGTCGGGATGCACCGTCAGGAGCCGCTCGACCGGCAGGTCGGTTTCGAGCGCGCGGTAGAGCGCCCACGAGGAGTCCTTGCCGCCGGAGAACAAGCTCACCCACGCCTCCGTCATGGGCTTCGTACCGCGGCGAGGGCTAAACCCACGTCGGTCGACCGGCGTCGGGCGCGACATCGGTCGCCAACCCGGAAGGTTAAGACCGTCGGGCCGAGTATTGGGGGAAATGAGCCGTCATCGCGCCGGCAAGCGCCCGTGGCTCGCCGCGGTGCTCGCGGTCATCTACCCGGGGCTGGGCCACCTCTATCTCCGGCGGTGGTTCCGGGCGCTCGCGTGGTTCCTCCTGGTGTTTCTCACGGTCCAGATCACGCTCCCTCCGTCGGCGCTCCCCGAGTCGGGGGAGTTCAGCATCGAGGCGGTGCTGGCGGCGAGCCAGGCGCTCCCGATCGAAGCCACGTTCGCGCTCCTCGTGCTCACGATCCTCAACATCGCCGACGCCTACTACCTCGCCCGCCAGCGGAGCACGGAGGCCGCGGGGCGAAGCGAACCGATGGAGACGATCCAGGGTGCCGTAGGCGACGATTCGACGGGCGACGAGTCCCCGGACCACTGTCCCCACTGCGGCCGCACGACCGACACCGACCTCGATTTCTGCCAGTGGTGCGGCGAACCGCTCGACACCGAGCCCGCGTGACCCGCGGGCGTGGAGTAGAAGTTCGCCGAGGTCTTTAACGACCCATGGGCTACGCCTGTCCGGTCTGTGAGACGCCCCAGGCCGACGCGCACCACCTCGCCAACCACCTCGCGTTCACCGCGTTGCTCGGCGACGACGACCACGAAGCCTGGCTCGACGAGCACACGCCCGGCTGGGACGAGGCGGGCGAGGACGAACTCGCCGAACGGGTGCTCGCGGAGGCCAAGGAGGTCGAGTTCCCGCAGGTCTTCGAGGACACCACTGATGACCACGACCACAATCACGACCATCACGACCACGACGAGCCTCGACCCGGCGAGCTCTTCGACGACGAGCCACCGATGGCGGGCGGTCGCGGACCCGACGAGGGCCGCGGCCCCGGTGGAGAGGTCGACCCCGAGACGGCCGAGGCGCTCCGGAAGGCTCGGGAGCTGACCCGCGACGACGACGAAAGCGAGTAGTTCCCTCGGGGTTCAGTCCCGCCATGCACACCCAGGGACGGTTCTCGCCGGCGACCGCCGAGCAGGCGCACGAACGCTACGACGACCTCGGACCGACCGCCCAGACCGCCGTCCGGGAGGCCGCGACCGCGATGGAGTTCGAGAAGGACGAGTACGACGACCGCGTGACGAGCGAGGTAGTCGAGCGGGTCCGGAACGCGCTGTTCGCGAGCGAGCTCGAAGTCAGGGTCGGGGACCGCGAGGAGTTCGACGACTGGCTGGCGGACCACCCCGACTACGAGTCCCACGTCATCGGGAACGAGAACGTCGACCGGGTGGCCTGGCACGCCGCGCCGTTCGCCGACACCGTCGCGGCGGCGACGTTCGCCAACCGAGAGCGCGCTGCGGTCGAGACCCTCCGCCGCCAAGCCTTCGGCCGCATCTACCGCGACCTCTTCTAAACTTCTTCTCTGTATCCCGAATCCCGTCTTCTCTGTGACCAGTCTAAGGTGTGGTCTTGACCGAGGTCCGTAGCTCCGATTACAAGTCCTGATGCAAACGAGAGACCGCACCCGCAACCGCCCCGCGACAGCCACATACCTCCCCAGCCGACTGCGCTCCTCGATCGCTCGGCTCACGGCTCACTTCGTTCGCCGTTCGCGCGTTCGGTGGTGTTCACTTCGTTCACACCACCCATCGCTCCTTGCGGTGCTCATCCCTCGTACAGTGCTCGCGGTCGGTGCTCACTGTCGTTCGCACACGACCGCGAGCGCGCGCCACCGCGGACCGTGAAGCTGAAGATTTCGATGTGGAGATACGAACCGGGACCTCAGGCCGAGAGTTGGTCCTGATTCACGCGGTAGATCGTCACCGCGTCCCACCGTTTTTCGACGCTGACGCCGTCGAGGCCGCTGAAGTCCACGTCACCGTAGGCGAGGCGTTCGTTCGGGCCGACGTAGATGTAGCGGACGTCGTACTCGTCGAGGAGCCGGGCCCGTTGGGCGGGGGTACCCTCGTAGATGGTCCGGACGTCGTCGACCCGCTCGAAGTAGGCCGCCTCGCCGCGGTAGCCGACCTCGTGGTCCCAGCCGACGACCGTCGGGACCCCGGTGAGGCTCGACGGCGCGTTGACCCAGTGGTAGTCCGTGAGCGCCTCCTCGTCGTTGCAGTAGCACGACGGCACCGAGACGATGGTCGGCTGGCCCGGGCGGGCGTCGAGCCACTCGATCGCGTCGGCCTCCTCGGGGTGAGTGGTCGAGACGAACGCCAGCGCGTCGATCGTCGGGTCGTCGACCTGCGAGACGCTCTCGGTGCTCGTGAAGTGAGCCGTGAGTGCGAACGCACCGTAGACCGACGCCAGGACGACGACGAGGCCGACCAGAACGCGGCCCGCGAGTCGCCAGCGCCCCGTCAGCGCCTCGCGGGCGGCCGTCGCGTCGGGGCGGTGGGCGTCGACGAGCCACGCACCGACCGCGCCCGCCGCGACCGCGAACAGCATCCAGACCTGGGCGTAGGTCTTGAAGACGGTGTTGAGCCGGCCCGGCCCCGCGTTGCCCTGGATGTAGACGAACTCCACGAGCAGGAGGACCCCGACTCCGGCCACGATCAGCACCGTCTCGAAGCCGACCGCGGGGAGTGGGTCGGCATCGGTCCGAACGCCGCCGTCGGACTCCGTCGGTCGGCGGTCGTCCGTGACGGTCGACGACGGGGACCGTCCGGTGTCGTGCCGGTGGACGAGCACCAACCAGCCGACGACGAGGAGCGGGGCGAGGAGCGCGAGCGCGGCGGCGTCGGCGAGCCACGCCACCGCGACCAGCCCGAGGATCCCGACGAGCACGGCCTGCGTGGTGGCCGTATCGAGCAGCCGTCGCCCGCGGTCGAGGAGGTAGGGGACGAACAGCGCGAGGAACGCGCCGTGGACGAGGAGGAGCGCGCCGAGCGGGCTGCGGTCCGGGAGGAACGCGACCGCGCGACCGCTGGCGGAGTCGAGCCAGAACGGAAACGACCACGCGATGCCGACGACGAGGACGACGGCCGCGACGACGAGCGCGACACCGGTTCGGAGTGCCTCGCGCTCGACTCGCGACCCACCCGTGGGGAGTCGGTCGCCGACCCGCGGGACCAGGGTTCGGGGATCGCTATCGGCGAACGTCATCGCGAGCCAGCCGACCCCGACTGAGGTGGGGAAGCTCCAGGTGTTGACCACCGTGAGGAGGCCGACGATTGGGGGCACGGCACCGAAGACGAGGAGCCGACGTCGGCGAAGCGCGGCTTCGGGGGTACGGTAGTAGGCGAACCAGCACGCGGCGGCGAGCAGCAGGAACGGCGTGCTCAGCATGTGGGCGTGGAGGTCGCCGTTGAGCCACGCGAACAGCGGGAACTCGTTGATCGCGCCCGGGATCACCCGGCTGGCGTCCCAGTAGCTGAACGCGCCGGGCGACGCCGCGAGCCCGGCGAGTTCGACGTCGAGCCGAGCGGCGACGGCCTGCGCGAGCCCGTCGGGCAGGACGAGCAGCACGGCACGGCCGGGGGTTTCGAGGTTGCTGGCGAAGCCGACGAAGAAGGCCGCGAGCGCGCCCGCGACCGGGGCCGACCGACCGCGAGCCGCCGCGACCGCCCCCGCGAGACCGTAGGCCGCCGTCACGACCGCTCCGAAGAAGCCCGCGAGCGCGAGGTTGTAGGCGTAGCGTGCGGGGGTGAACGTGACCTTCATCAGCAGCGCCGTCAGCAGGTGGCCGCCGTAGTAGTACTGGACGGGTTCGCCCGCGAACCAGAAGTCCTCCGGCGGGAGTGCCTGCGTCCGAAGCAGGGACTTGAGCAGCCCGAAGTCGAGGAACTTCTCGCCGCCGCTCGGGTGTACCGCGGGGTCGACGGCCCGGATCGCGACCACGAACAGGAACGCGCCCGCGAACACGACGACCGGTCCGACGAAGCGGCGGAGCTCGAAGTCGGTGCGGTCGAGGCCGCGGAGCGAGAGTGCGGAGAGACCGACGAGGACGAGGAGGCCGGCGACGAGGCCCGCGTCGAGCGAGAGGTGGCCGACCCAGTAGGCCACGACGCCGACGACCGTGAGCGAGAGCGGGATCGAGAGCGTCGCCCCGCGGTCGGGGAACCCACGGAAGAGGCGGACGGCGAGCGGGAGGGCGACCACCCCGAGACCGAGGAAGACGACGAGCCAGAGCGCCACCGGACCGTACTCCATAGCGACACCGGGGAACCGGCGTATATCCGTCTTGTGGGATTCGGTCGTCCCCCGTTTCGAACCCCTTTTACCCGCGCCGTCGGTGCCTCCTGCATGCAGCGGTCCGTCGGGGTCGTCGTGCCGGCCTACCGGCCCGACGTCGAGCGACTCGTCGAGTACGTCGATAGGATAGCCGAGCGGCTCTCGCCGGCGACGATCCGGGTCGAACTCGATGCCCCGCGCTCGGAGGTCGTCGCGGCGCTCGCCGACACGCCCGCGACGGTCGCCACGGCTCCCTATCGCCGCGGGAAGGGCCGCGCGATCACCGCCGGCTTCGAGGCGCTCGACACCGACGTGCTCGCGTTCGCCGACGACGACGGCAGCACGCCCGCCGACTCGTTCGCGGCGGTGGTTCGACCGGTTGTGGAGGACGAGGCCGACCTCGCGGTCGGGTCGCGCCGCCATCCGGATTCGCCGATGGGCCACCACCGGACGTTCGGCCGACGGCGGCTGGGCGACGCGTTCGCGTGGCTCGCCCGCCGCCTCGTCGAGCCGAGCCTCTACGACTACCAGTGCGGCGCGAAGGCCGTCTCGCGGGCCGCGTGGAACGAACTCCGCGAACACCTCTACGAACCGGGCTTCGCCTGGGACGTCGAACTCGTCGCGATCGCGGGCGCGCTCGGCCAGCGCGTCGTCGAGGTTCCTGTCGAGTGGCACGACCAGCCCGACTCGACGGTCTCGCCGGTCGGCACCTCGCTCGCGCTCGCCCGCGGCGTGCTCGCCGCGCGGCATCGTGCGGGGCTGATCCACGAGAGTCGGCTCCACGGCGCGATCGACGCCCGGCGGGCCGAGCAGTCGAGGCTCGTCGAAACCCACGGACCGGACCGACCATGACCCGCCGGGAGTCGCGGTCGTGAGCCCGTCCGGGCCGCTGACCGCCCTCCGAGCACGGCTCGATGGCGGCGGTCGGCTCTCCCAGCGCGCACTCGCGTTGCTGTCGGCGGTGCGGTTCGGGAAGTTCGTCTCGGTAGGCGTCGTCGGCGCGGTCTTCGACGTCACGACCTCGACGGTCCTCCGCGAGCTCGGGGTGTTCCCCGAACTCGCCGTCTTCATCGGTATCGAGGTCTCCATCGTCGTGATGTTCCTGCTGAACGACGTCTGGACGTTCTCGGGCGAGCGGACGGGTGGCGGGTTCGCACGCCTCCGACGGTTGGTGCGCTCGAACCTCGTCCGCACGGGTGGCATCCTCGTCCAGCTCGTGACCTTCCACGTGCTCTATCGGATCGTCGCGGTCCAGCTCACCCTCCTCGGGATCGACGGCTGGTTCGTGGTCTCGAAGCTCGGCGGGATCGGGCTCGGGATGGTCGTCAACTACGTCGCCGAGAGCCTGTTCACGTGGCGTGTTCACAGGGGCACCGAGGATAAGTGAATCACAACCCTTAACCAGCAAACTCGGTTACGAAGAGATAGCGGGATAGGATAGCCAGGAGATTCCGGCGGGCTCATAACCCGCAGACCGGTAGTTCAAATCTACCTCCCGCTACGTTTCTCGAATCCAACTCATGAGCGAGGAGCGCCGCGACGAGCGAGTGCTGGATTCGAGAACGGGCGACGAGTAGATTTGAAGCAGACGACGAGCGACCAGCGGGAGTGACGTCGGCGTGGTTCAAATCTACCGGCCCCCACCTTTTGCTGCGCTCGTTCACTTCGTTCACTCGCTGGCAAAATGTGGATCAAAAGTCTCCTCCTTCCACCGGAAGAGCTTCGCTCTTCCGTGCTCTCGCTCGCCTTCGGCTCGCGAGAACTGCGGTCAGTCGTCGGCCCGCTCGCTCCCTTCGGTCGCTCGCGGTGCAACCACTAACCTTACCGCACCGCCACGCACAGCACCGCCGAAGCCCTCGCTCGTTTCACTCGCTCACCCTTCATCCACCAGGGCCGCATCCGTCACCGCGACCGCACTGCGGCTACAGCCGCATCACCACTATCCTTCCAATTCGGTGAAGTAGTCCGTCAGACCGACGCGTCGACACCCAACTCGTCGAGCAGTGTTTCCGCAGCGGCGGCCGACGACCCCGGTCCACGGGCGGTGACGAGGTCGCCGTCGACGGTCACACTGGTATCGGCATCGAGTTCGGCATCCCAGTTCCCGCCGGCGGTCTTCGCCTCGTCCTCAACCCAGTAGGGAAGCTTCCGCCCGTCGGGCATTCGATCCTGGTCGTCGACGATGCCCTCCTCCCACTCGTTCGGGAAGCCAGTCACGTCGCGGCCGTCGACGAGGAAGTCCTCGTCGTCGGTACGGGTGAATCCGAGCAGGCCGACCGCGTGACAGACCACGAGCGCCGTCCCGTCCTCGCCGGCGACCGCGTTCGCGAGCAGGTCGCGGGCGTGACGGTCCTGGTTGACGTCCCATTCGGTGCCGTGACCGCCGGGGAACACCACGGCGTCGTAGTCGGCGGCGTCGACCGACGCGACCGGGCTCGGGTCGTTGAGCCGTTCGTCCGTTTCGTCGACCTCGCGGACCCACGCCGCGGTCTCCTCGCCGACCTCCTCGGGGTCGGCCGAGCGCTCGTCCATGACCGGTGGGTCGCCGCTCGGCGTCGCCACCGTCACCTCGACGCCCGCGTCGTCGAGCGTCGTGAGCGGTTCGATACATTCCTCGCCCCAGTAGCCCTCCTCGCTGACGACGAACAGTGCGGTTGTCATCGCTACTGGCTACTCTCTCCGGACCGAAAAGCCCCGTGCCGTGCGGTCGAAGGTAGTTCTACCCGTCGCCCTGCGGGTCGACGATGACGACCTCGCCGTCCTCGACGTCGACGTTGATCAGCGTCTTCACGTTGTACTGGCCGTCCTCGAGTTCGTTGCCGCCGCCGACCTTCTTGATCACCGCGACGACGTCGGCGACCTCCGCGCCGATCTCCTCCAGTGCCCCGGTGATGCCCCGAAGGGTACCGCCCGTCGAGAGCACGTCGTCGAGCAGGAGGACCTTGTCGCCCGGGTCGACGTCGTTGACGTACATCTCGTTCTCGGAGTAGCCCGTGACCTGCGAGAGCGCGACCTCGCCGTCGAGACCGTACTGGCGTTTCCTGACGACGACCAGCGGGATGTCGGTCATCAGCGAGACCGCCGTCGAGAGGTGGATCCCCATCGCCGCGGGCGTGACGATCTTGTCGACGTCGACGTCGGCCTTCCGGATGATCTTGATCACGATCTCGCGGAGGAGGCTGGGTTCGAGCATCGGCACGCCGTCGCTGATCGGGTGGACGAAGTAATGATAGCCGTCCTTTTCGATGATGGGTGCCTCACGCAGCGACTCCGCGAGCTGGTTCATGCTCCGGGTATAGCCAGTCGTCGCTAAAGCCTGACGGTCCATCCGGCGAACCCCCCTTTGGGGACGGCTCGACACGCTCGAAACCATCGAGACGGGACGACTCGTGAATAGTACCTAGTCGACCACAATAAACATATGTTCTGGAGCGCGTTGGTTCGAGCATGTCTTCGTCGGATGATGTGAGAGGACCGATTCGTGTTCTTCACGTCGACGACGAACCGGGCTTTTGCGAACTGGTCGGGCTGTTCCTCGAACGCGAACACGACGCGATCGAGGTGACGACGGCGACGAGCGCCGAGGCGGGGCTCGAACGGTTCGACGCGGCCGACGAGCCCGTTGATTGCGTCGTGAGCGATTACGATATGCCGGGGATGAACGGGCTCGACTTCCTCGAACGCGTTCGGGAGTCGAACCCGGACCTCCCGTTCGTACTGTTCACCGGGCGCGGCAGCGAGGAGATCGCGAGCGAGGCCATCACCGCCGGTGTCAACGAATACGTGGAGAAACGCCACGGCACCGAACAGTACGCCCTCCTCGCCAACCGTATCGACCACCTCGTCGGCGAGTACCGTGCCGAGCGCGAACTCGAAGCCACGAACGAACGGCTTCGGAAACTCTACTCGGGGATCACCGACGCGGTCTTCGCCCTCGACACCGAACGGCGGTTCACCTACGTCAACGGCCGTGCCGAGGAGCTTCTCGGCCAGTCCGAGGAGGAACTGGTCGGCGAGGCGGTCGAGGAGGAGTTCTCGGTACTCGCCAACACCAAGTTCGAGACGGAGGGCAAACGGGCCTACCGCGAGAACGAACCGGTCGAGTTCGAGGAGTACTATCCGCCGCGCGGCGCGTGGCATCGGGTTCGTGCGGTGCCGACCGACGACGGGCTAACGGTCCACCTCAGCGACGTCACCCAGCGGCGGGCACGCGAGCGAGCGGTATAGCGCCGGCAACGGCCCCCGAGCGAAGCCGACCGAGCGGGAACTTTTTGCGCCGAGCGTCCCAACCCGCGCTATGGCACAGACGACCGAGCGGTACGGCGACTGGCCGCTCAAGCGGCTGATGACCGAGGTGGTCGGCTCGGGCCACAAGTCCGCCGACGACATGACCCGCGAGCAGGCGCGCGAGGCGTTCACCCGGATCCTCGACGGCGAACCCGACCACACCACCCTCGGGGCGTTCTGGCTCGCGAATCGCTGGAAGCGCAACACTCCCGAGGAGCTCGCGGCCTACATCGACGTGATGGCCGAGGAGTCGGTCGAGTTCGCCGCCCCCGACTGCGACCCCGTCGATTGCGGCGCGAACTACGATGGAAAAGGCCGTTCGGCGATCCTCGGGGTCGGTGCGGGCCTCGTGGCCGCCGCCGCCGGTACCCCCGTGGTCACCCACTCCGGCGACCGCGTCCCGACCCAGGAGCAGGACGCCTACAAACACGTCCTCGACGAGCTGGGGGTTCGGACGGACCTGGCTCCCGAAGAAAGCGCCGAGATGGTCGACGAGACGGGGTTCGGCTTCTACTACCAGCCTAACTTCAACCCCGGCATCGACGCGATCTCGGAGCGCCGTGCGATGATGGGCGTCCGGACGTTCGTCAACACCATCGAGACCCTCGCGAACCCCGCGGAGGCGAGTGTGCATCTCGGGAGCTTCTATCACCTCCCCTACGCCAAGCGCATCATCGACACCTTCGCCGAGAGCGAGCACTACGAGGTGCCCCGCGTGGTGATGTTCCAGGGGATGGAGGGCTACGACGACATCCGGCCCGGTTCGACGACGGTCGCAGTCGGTGAGGACGGCGACCTCGACGACTTCGAGATCAAGACCGCCGAGTACGGCATGGACTTCGACGCCGAGGACCTCGGGGTCGACGACGTGGCCGCCGACTCCGCGACCATCACCGAGGAGGTGCTCGCGGGCGAGCGCGACGACCAGTTCGCCGACGCGGTCGCGCTCAACGGCGCGTTCCGGATCTACGCCCGCGAGGACTGCGACTCGCTCGACGAGGGGCTCTCGACCGCGCGCGAGGTCATCGCCGACGGCAGCGCCGCGAGCGTGCTCGACGACCTCCGGGACGTCTGAGTTCGTCGACCGAGCGCCTCGATACCCGAAGTCGGCAGGGTTTTCCGCCGCGCGGTGTTTCCCCGAGGCATGACGAACGCGACCCTGCACACGAACCGCGGCGATATCGAGGTCGAACTCTACGACGAGCGCGCGCCGCGCACGGTCGAGAACTTCGTCGGGCTCGCGACCGGCGAGCAGGAGTGGGAGGACGGCGGCGAGACGGTCGAGGAACCGCTCTACGACGACGTGGCCTTCCACCGCGTGATCGAGGGCTTCATGATCCAGGGTGGCGACCCCGACGAGACCGGACGCGGCGGCCCGGGCTACTCCTTCGACGACGAGTTCCACGACGACCTCCGCCACGACTCGGCGGGGGTCCTCTCGATGGCGAACTCCGGCCCGAACACCAACGGCTCGCAGTTCTTCATCACGCTCGACGCCCAGCCCCACCTCGACGACCGCCACGCGGTCTTCGGGAAGGTCACGGACGGGATGGACGTCGTCCGTGAGATCGGCTCGGTCGACACCGACCGCAACGACCAGCCCCAGGAGGAGGTCGTCCTCGAATCCGTCGAAGTCCACGACTGAAGCGGAGCAAAAACGTTAC is drawn from Halococcus salsus and contains these coding sequences:
- a CDS encoding type 1 glutamine amidotransferase domain-containing protein; this translates as MTTALFVVSEEGYWGEECIEPLTTLDDAGVEVTVATPSGDPPVMDERSADPEEVGEETAAWVREVDETDERLNDPSPVASVDAADYDAVVFPGGHGTEWDVNQDRHARDLLANAVAGEDGTALVVCHAVGLLGFTRTDDEDFLVDGRDVTGFPNEWEEGIVDDQDRMPDGRKLPYWVEDEAKTAGGNWDAELDADTSVTVDGDLVTARGPGSSAAAAETLLDELGVDASV
- the hpt gene encoding hypoxanthine/guanine phosphoribosyltransferase: MNQLAESLREAPIIEKDGYHYFVHPISDGVPMLEPSLLREIVIKIIRKADVDVDKIVTPAAMGIHLSTAVSLMTDIPLVVVRKRQYGLDGEVALSQVTGYSENEMYVNDVDPGDKVLLLDDVLSTGGTLRGITGALEEIGAEVADVVAVIKKVGGGNELEDGQYNVKTLINVDVEDGEVVIVDPQGDG
- a CDS encoding response regulator; the protein is MSSSDDVRGPIRVLHVDDEPGFCELVGLFLEREHDAIEVTTATSAEAGLERFDAADEPVDCVVSDYDMPGMNGLDFLERVRESNPDLPFVLFTGRGSEEIASEAITAGVNEYVEKRHGTEQYALLANRIDHLVGEYRAERELEATNERLRKLYSGITDAVFALDTERRFTYVNGRAEELLGQSEEELVGEAVEEEFSVLANTKFETEGKRAYRENEPVEFEEYYPPRGAWHRVRAVPTDDGLTVHLSDVTQRRARERAV
- a CDS encoding anthranilate phosphoribosyltransferase: MAQTTERYGDWPLKRLMTEVVGSGHKSADDMTREQAREAFTRILDGEPDHTTLGAFWLANRWKRNTPEELAAYIDVMAEESVEFAAPDCDPVDCGANYDGKGRSAILGVGAGLVAAAAGTPVVTHSGDRVPTQEQDAYKHVLDELGVRTDLAPEESAEMVDETGFGFYYQPNFNPGIDAISERRAMMGVRTFVNTIETLANPAEASVHLGSFYHLPYAKRIIDTFAESEHYEVPRVVMFQGMEGYDDIRPGSTTVAVGEDGDLDDFEIKTAEYGMDFDAEDLGVDDVAADSATITEEVLAGERDDQFADAVALNGAFRIYAREDCDSLDEGLSTAREVIADGSAASVLDDLRDV
- a CDS encoding peptidylprolyl isomerase; amino-acid sequence: MTNATLHTNRGDIEVELYDERAPRTVENFVGLATGEQEWEDGGETVEEPLYDDVAFHRVIEGFMIQGGDPDETGRGGPGYSFDDEFHDDLRHDSAGVLSMANSGPNTNGSQFFITLDAQPHLDDRHAVFGKVTDGMDVVREIGSVDTDRNDQPQEEVVLESVEVHD